ATTGAGGAAGAGGATAAGGTTTTCTCAAATATTAATATTGATGACTGGCGAAAATAAAAAAATCAATTTAAGTTAAGCATTCCAAGTTTTACTTTTAATGGTGAATTTATAAACATCTTACTCATTACGTAAATTAATTTTGGAAGTGGAAGTGTATTAGTTAAAAACCCAACCCATTCCTTGGTTGATAATCTAAAGAAATTTGAGAAAAAGCTTCTTAGTCTACTTTCGTCAAAACTCATTAATCGTCGTAGACCATATTGATAAAGCTTGTGCCTTTGTCTTAATTCGTACGGCCATAGGATATCCCAACCTTGAGTTGCCAGCTCAAAAGAACTTAGATCAGGTTCTTTTAAAAAGATTGCCAATTTTTCTGCAAGGAGTGGAGCCCTTCTTAATAAAGATCCGATCATATATCCTGATGCAGGGTGCACCATACTTGCTGCTCCTCCAAAACCTAATACAAATTGTTTTTTAAATGGAAGAGGTAAATTCATTGGAAAAAGACAATTTTCTTCATGAATAATTTCTCTTACTTTAATACCCTTATTATTCAGTCTTTGTAAAAGTCTTTTTTTTAGGTTTTCTTGGGATATTGCAGGATAACTGGCTAATGAAGTTTCTTCAACAAAGAAAGTTTCATTCCCTAGATCCATTGCATAAAGAAAGGAGGGAGAGGAAAGTTTTTCTTCTTTATTTAAGTGATTTGGACGAAAATCCATTAATACAAACTGTTCCTTATTAACTGGCGGTGAAGAGAATTTTCCGACTATTCCATATGCAGCTTGCTGAGCGATTTTATTCTCAACTGGTCTTTTTATAAAATTACTTTTATGCCCACTTGCATCAATAACCAATCTTGCTTTTATTTTAAGACCAGAAAAACAAATCACTTCGGATAATTTATTGTTCTCTCTAATATCTTTTGCTGTATCATTAAGCCATTCAATTCCTTTGCATTGTCTTAATA
The Prochlorococcus marinus CUG1433 genome window above contains:
- a CDS encoding lycopene cyclase family protein — protein: METLDILILGSGPAALCLASELAKQNLKIKGISTKSPNERWENTYGIWASELEELGLESLLSHRWCKTVSFFGNGENKKGNIPTKHNYDYGLINQEAFQSELLRQCKGIEWLNDTAKDIRENNKLSEVICFSGLKIKARLVIDASGHKSNFIKRPVENKIAQQAAYGIVGKFSSPPVNKEQFVLMDFRPNHLNKEEKLSSPSFLYAMDLGNETFFVEETSLASYPAISQENLKKRLLQRLNNKGIKVREIIHEENCLFPMNLPLPFKKQFVLGFGGAASMVHPASGYMIGSLLRRAPLLAEKLAIFLKEPDLSSFELATQGWDILWPYELRQRHKLYQYGLRRLMSFDESRLRSFFSNFFRLSTKEWVGFLTNTLPLPKLIYVMSKMFINSPLKVKLGMLNLN